The Burkholderia mallei ATCC 23344 genome has a window encoding:
- the bsaV gene encoding SctQ family type III secretion system cytoplasmic ring protein BsaV has translation MSARYTLFRRVAPAELPLYRRARALRAAGEHAALRTIAPPRGYAALRATWRGVEHDGWVDLDDLMRRRYPALGALAWRALDRRYALDLLSGRDAAAELPAPPGGWAHVRLVDLVERALPAEPLLCFDTPGRARALFRAFPDEAPAARTVADIGGVPLTMRFAIGTARLPLALLPAVAPGDVLLVCAPRNVVRIGARALCEFCCEGENIMLNEPLADSAIDALHDASHDASHDTSHDEPTAAHAPPAFDIDALPVTLEFVLHDERVTVEQLAGCHLGMVLPLRGAPGEVTIRANGRPFGRGELIQVGEQLAVEVKALWRAKPAACDGE, from the coding sequence ATGAGCGCGCGCTATACGTTGTTCAGGCGCGTCGCGCCCGCGGAATTGCCGCTGTACCGCCGTGCGCGGGCGCTGCGCGCGGCGGGCGAGCACGCCGCGCTGCGCACGATCGCGCCGCCGCGCGGCTATGCGGCGCTGCGCGCGACGTGGCGGGGCGTCGAGCACGACGGTTGGGTCGACCTCGACGATCTGATGCGCCGCCGCTACCCGGCGCTCGGCGCGCTCGCGTGGCGCGCGCTCGACAGGCGCTACGCGCTCGATTTGCTGAGCGGGCGGGACGCGGCGGCCGAGCTGCCCGCGCCGCCCGGCGGCTGGGCGCATGTGCGGCTCGTCGATCTCGTCGAGCGCGCGCTGCCCGCCGAGCCGCTGCTGTGTTTCGACACCCCGGGCCGCGCGCGTGCGCTGTTCCGCGCGTTCCCGGACGAAGCGCCCGCGGCGCGCACCGTGGCCGACATCGGCGGCGTGCCGCTCACGATGCGCTTCGCGATCGGCACCGCGCGCCTGCCGCTCGCGCTGTTGCCCGCCGTCGCGCCGGGCGACGTGCTGCTCGTATGCGCGCCGCGCAACGTGGTCCGCATCGGGGCGCGCGCACTGTGTGAATTTTGCTGCGAAGGAGAAAACATCATGCTGAACGAACCCCTGGCCGACTCCGCGATCGACGCCCTGCACGACGCATCGCACGACGCATCGCACGACACATCGCACGACGAACCGACGGCGGCGCACGCGCCGCCGGCTTTCGACATCGATGCGCTGCCCGTCACGCTGGAGTTCGTGCTGCACGACGAACGCGTGACGGTCGAGCAGCTCGCGGGCTGCCACCTGGGCATGGTGCTGCCGCTGCGCGGTGCGCCGGGCGAGGTGACGATCCGCGCGAACGGCCGGCCGTTCGGCCGCGGCGAGCTGATCCAGGTCGGCGAGCAGCTCGCGGTCGAGGTGAAGGCGCTCTGGCGCGCGAAGCCGGCGGCGTGCGATGGCGAATAA
- the bsaU gene encoding T3SS secretion apparatus BsaU — protein sequence MGSTISNSAPIAPIVSGVEPAQQSDAERTSDLQRAYREQCRAALDKRDDGRDCDDTEAQRAHARKKTKRNGEPPGAAGGMPAPHAARDRAFALRFGGARLGEARSGANARDARVGAGAEAGIEAGVEVGTDAHAARGGATMRGHAPASGAVRATSERAPAAATADAHAPQAAAESAPPSVPMPAAHAAPRTSGGSARDIAAAAARICATAADPAAGVVASRSPALPAARGPASATAAASAASAMSAMSSTRRPTAAASPGAARERVDGDGDDSNCAGDASLAGLPRGVQPQASLRAAEPAARAHDPSRAARQRAQAGAAQADARDVRETQGTQVRYSFNSWDGRPAVELRFDAGGAPRVVNAQPSHDRVQRAMEHGADRLSPGWTVEFDRSRADDDSGGRSPWRRARQEPEADER from the coding sequence ATGGGTTCAACCATCAGCAATAGCGCGCCGATCGCGCCGATCGTCTCGGGCGTCGAGCCCGCGCAGCAGTCGGACGCGGAGCGGACGTCCGATCTGCAGCGCGCGTATCGCGAGCAATGCCGCGCGGCGCTCGACAAGCGCGACGACGGACGCGACTGCGACGACACCGAAGCGCAGCGCGCCCACGCGAGGAAAAAGACGAAGCGCAACGGCGAGCCGCCGGGCGCGGCGGGCGGGATGCCCGCGCCGCATGCGGCGCGGGACCGGGCGTTCGCGTTGCGGTTCGGCGGCGCGCGGCTCGGCGAAGCGCGAAGCGGCGCGAACGCGCGGGATGCGCGCGTCGGAGCGGGCGCCGAAGCGGGTATCGAAGCGGGCGTGGAGGTGGGCACCGACGCGCATGCGGCGCGCGGCGGCGCGACGATGCGCGGCCACGCGCCGGCCTCCGGCGCGGTTCGCGCGACTAGCGAACGCGCACCCGCCGCTGCGACGGCCGACGCGCACGCGCCGCAAGCGGCGGCCGAGAGCGCGCCGCCGTCCGTGCCGATGCCGGCGGCGCACGCGGCGCCGCGCACGTCGGGCGGCAGCGCGCGCGATATCGCGGCCGCCGCCGCGCGGATTTGCGCGACGGCGGCGGACCCGGCGGCGGGCGTCGTCGCGTCGCGCTCGCCGGCGTTGCCCGCCGCGCGCGGGCCGGCCTCGGCGACGGCCGCCGCATCGGCCGCGTCGGCTATGTCGGCCATGTCGTCGACACGACGCCCGACGGCCGCCGCTTCGCCGGGCGCCGCGCGCGAACGCGTCGACGGCGACGGCGACGATTCGAACTGTGCGGGCGACGCGTCGCTCGCCGGCTTGCCGCGCGGCGTTCAACCGCAGGCGTCGCTGCGCGCCGCCGAGCCCGCGGCGCGCGCGCACGACCCGTCGCGCGCCGCGCGCCAACGCGCGCAGGCCGGCGCGGCGCAGGCGGACGCGCGCGATGTCCGGGAAACGCAAGGCACCCAGGTGCGCTACAGCTTCAATTCGTGGGACGGGCGGCCCGCGGTCGAGCTGCGCTTCGATGCCGGCGGCGCGCCGCGCGTCGTCAACGCGCAGCCGAGCCACGACCGCGTGCAGCGCGCGATGGAGCACGGCGCCGATCGGCTGTCGCCCGGATGGACGGTCGAATTCGATCGGTCGCGCGCGGATGATGACAGCGGCGGCCGCTCGCCGTGGCGGCGCGCGCGGCAGGAGCCGGAGGCGGATGAGCGATGA
- the bsaT gene encoding type III secretion system protein BsaT, protein MKRLDGARRLLAVLERRGDALRRQAARERGALAALDARIAERRAAIEQLCERLAASVPPRPYARSELMRVRGKQAAIRHAIACQQIEVDDLLERRQAAEQALRDSLAAALGLERRRNAHRDWLARRRIETERRRESAAEADITEGAGHGFNHQQ, encoded by the coding sequence ATGAAACGGCTCGACGGCGCGCGGCGGCTGCTTGCGGTGCTCGAGCGGCGCGGCGACGCGCTGCGGCGGCAGGCCGCGCGCGAACGCGGCGCGCTCGCGGCGCTCGACGCGCGGATCGCCGAGCGGCGCGCGGCGATCGAGCAACTGTGCGAGCGGCTCGCGGCGAGCGTGCCGCCACGGCCGTATGCGCGCAGCGAGCTGATGCGCGTGCGCGGCAAGCAAGCGGCGATCCGTCACGCGATCGCATGCCAGCAAATCGAAGTCGACGATCTGCTCGAGCGGCGGCAGGCGGCCGAGCAGGCGCTGCGCGACAGCCTGGCCGCCGCGCTCGGGCTCGAGCGGCGGCGCAACGCGCATCGCGACTGGCTCGCGCGGCGCAGGATCGAAACCGAGCGGCGGCGCGAATCGGCCGCCGAAGCGGACATCACGGAAGGAGCAGGTCATGGGTTCAACCATCAGCAATAG
- the bsaS gene encoding SctN family type III secretion system ATPase BsaS, whose amino-acid sequence MKAAGDPLRLLARRAHPRRIQGPIIEAPLPEVAIGELCAIRAAAGSDTTIGRAQVVGFGRDTAILSTLGSTAGLSRQVALVPTGERMTIDVSPALLGAVVDATGGIVETFGAPPPPAGAAPGRRAIDAAPPDYAARRPIERRLATGVRAIDGLLACGVGQRFGIFAAAGCGKTSLMNMMIEHAAADVYVVALIGERGREVSEFVERMRRSGSRDRTVVVYATSDRSSVDRCNAALVATTIAEYFRDLGCDVMLFLDSMTRYARALRDLALATGEAPARRGYPASVFEQLPRLLERPGRTRAGSITAFYTVLLENEEEPDPIGDEIRSIVDGHVYLSRQLGAKGHFPAIDVLRSASRLFDEIADAPHRALAKRFRQHLARIDEMQVFLDLGEYRRGENPENDDALDRRPALDAFLQQAVDEASAFGDTLERLSEAAS is encoded by the coding sequence ATGAAGGCCGCCGGCGATCCGCTGCGGCTTCTCGCGCGGCGCGCGCATCCGCGCCGCATCCAGGGGCCCATCATCGAGGCGCCGCTGCCGGAGGTCGCGATCGGCGAGCTGTGCGCGATTCGCGCGGCGGCGGGCAGCGATACGACGATCGGCCGCGCGCAGGTGGTGGGCTTCGGGCGCGACACTGCGATCCTGAGCACGCTCGGCAGCACGGCCGGGCTGTCGCGGCAGGTCGCGCTCGTGCCGACCGGCGAGCGGATGACGATCGACGTATCGCCGGCGCTGCTCGGCGCGGTCGTCGACGCGACGGGCGGCATCGTCGAGACGTTCGGCGCGCCGCCGCCGCCGGCGGGCGCGGCGCCGGGCCGCCGCGCGATCGACGCCGCGCCGCCCGATTACGCGGCGCGGCGGCCGATCGAGCGCCGGCTCGCGACGGGCGTGCGCGCGATCGACGGGCTGCTCGCGTGCGGCGTCGGCCAGCGTTTCGGCATCTTCGCGGCCGCGGGCTGCGGCAAGACTTCGCTGATGAACATGATGATCGAGCATGCGGCGGCCGACGTGTATGTGGTCGCGCTGATCGGCGAGCGCGGCCGCGAGGTGTCCGAGTTCGTCGAGCGGATGCGGCGCTCGGGCAGCCGGGACCGCACGGTCGTCGTGTACGCGACGTCGGACCGCTCGTCGGTGGACCGCTGCAACGCGGCGCTCGTCGCGACGACGATCGCCGAGTATTTCCGCGATCTCGGCTGCGACGTGATGCTGTTTCTCGATTCGATGACGCGCTATGCGCGCGCGTTGCGCGACCTCGCGCTCGCGACGGGGGAGGCGCCCGCGCGGCGCGGCTATCCGGCCTCGGTGTTCGAGCAGTTGCCGCGCCTGCTCGAGCGGCCCGGGCGCACGAGGGCGGGCAGCATCACGGCGTTCTACACGGTGCTGCTCGAAAACGAAGAGGAGCCCGATCCGATCGGCGACGAGATCCGCTCGATCGTCGACGGCCACGTGTATCTGAGCCGGCAGCTCGGCGCGAAGGGCCATTTTCCGGCGATCGACGTGCTCAGGAGCGCGAGCCGCCTGTTCGACGAGATCGCCGACGCGCCGCATCGCGCGCTCGCGAAGCGGTTCCGGCAGCACCTCGCGCGCATCGACGAGATGCAGGTGTTTCTCGATCTCGGCGAATACCGGCGCGGCGAGAACCCGGAGAACGACGATGCGCTCGACCGGCGGCCGGCGCTCGACGCGTTCCTGCAGCAGGCCGTCGACGAGGCGTCGGCGTTCGGCGACACGCTCGAGCGGCTGAGCGAGGCCGCGTCATGA
- the bsaR gene encoding type III secretion system protein BsaR produces the protein MNVDVVMLVKESMEKMDCGNAIAGELDAHAPICIAFHSMPEMFVERDGEHVTIWSRLGCAGESQLARCAFDLLAYQLPRGSDAFASRRPLLSFVDDALVLHGRVEPRCLADAEGFTEALETFYADLCAVSEILAR, from the coding sequence ATGAACGTCGATGTCGTCATGCTCGTGAAGGAAAGCATGGAGAAGATGGACTGCGGCAACGCGATCGCGGGCGAGCTGGATGCGCACGCGCCGATCTGCATTGCATTTCATTCGATGCCCGAAATGTTCGTCGAGCGCGACGGCGAGCACGTGACGATCTGGAGCCGGCTCGGCTGCGCGGGCGAGAGCCAGCTCGCGCGCTGCGCGTTCGATCTGCTCGCGTATCAGTTGCCGCGCGGCTCGGACGCGTTCGCGTCGCGCCGGCCGCTGCTGTCGTTCGTCGACGACGCGCTCGTGCTGCACGGCCGCGTCGAGCCGCGCTGCCTCGCCGACGCCGAGGGCTTCACCGAGGCGCTCGAGACGTTCTACGCGGACCTGTGCGCGGTGAGCGAGATTCTCGCGCGATGA